From the genome of Nicotiana sylvestris chromosome 2, ASM39365v2, whole genome shotgun sequence, one region includes:
- the LOC104241737 gene encoding vignain-like gives MWVMLGIFSSSSSGVEGINQIKTGDLVSLSEQQLLDCETTNNNGCGGGIRTEAFEYIAENGGLTTESNYPYTGIPGTCDSQKADSTVVTISGYKSVDTSESALLQAVANHPVSAGITVGSDEFRFYNGGIFNGKCGMTSRHAVTVVGYGTSEDGINYWLVKNSWGEKRGEGGFMRMARDIEDGGVCGLATRASFPTV, from the exons ATGTG GGTCATGTTGGGCattttcagcagtagcagcagtggAGTGGAAGGAATAAACCAAATAAAAACTGGTGATTTGGTTTCACTATCTGAACAACAACTTCTAGATTGCGAGACCACAAATAACAACGGTTGTGGGGGTGGTATCAGGACTGAAGCATTTGAATACATAGCTGAAAATGGGGGTCTCACAACAGAATCAAATTACCCATACACAGGAATTCCGGGGACATGCGATAGTCAAAAGGCAGATTCAACGGTAGTTACAATATCTGGATACAAAAGTGTGGATACAAGTGAATCAGCACTGTTACAGGCAGTGGCAAATCACCCAgtctctgcaggtattactgtcGGCAGTGATGAATTTCGCTTTTACAACGGTGGAATTTTCAATGGGAAATGTGGGATGACTTCACGTCATGCAGTGACAGTGGTAGGGTATGGAACAAGTGAGGATGGAATTAACTATTGGTTGGTGAAGAATTCATGGGGAGAGAAACGGGGTGAAGGTGGATTCATGAGAATGGCTAGAGATATTGAAGATGGTGGAGTTTGTGGCCTTGCTACTCGGGCTTCTTTCCCTACTGTTTAA